From one Catenuloplanes nepalensis genomic stretch:
- a CDS encoding (Fe-S)-binding protein, with the protein MGSVQIVTTIVAFAITAVAVVLAVRAVRQIIQVIRLGQPAPERLSDPLSRTVVMLKETAGHTRMFKWGLIGAAHWFVMVGFIVLSLLVLEAYFEVVTPTGELPIIGHWVVFGFATEWIAVLGILGIVYLMAVRLANRPSRPGGRSRFTGSTMWQGYFVEWIVLLVLIFGFLIRGFKVATDHFAYPVWAAPVSHAIGAVLPSWEAGASVAAMVKIMISMTWLIVISLNVTMGVAWHRFLAFPNIWFKREPARAAGSGLGPLRPMTSEGKPLDFEEADPEKDQFGVAQVEQFTWKGLLDFSTCTECGRCQSQCPAWNTGKPLSPKLMILSLRDHAYAKAPYLLAGGGKDLTGEEKATEAQLAHMDVLAVAEGNRPLIGTEAEMGVIDPDVLWSCTTCGACVEQCPVDIEHVDHIVDMRRYQVLIESNFPSEAGVMLRNLENKGNPWGSPQNTREDWTKGLDFEIKRAGGDDDFEYLFWVGCAGAFEDKAKKTTRAVATLLHEAGVDFAILGEGETCSGDPARRIGNEFIYQMLAQQNVETLKEANVKKIVATCPHCFNTLGNEYKDLGLDVEVVHHTELLSHLVATGKLTPVNQVDGGVTYHDPCYLGRHNRVFAPPREVLGSSVKGGLTEMPRNQERSFCCGAGGARMWMEEKIGKRINIERTEEALATNAQTIAVGCPFCYTMLGDGVNAKGRHEDVEVVDVATVLLRSIKADNVPSA; encoded by the coding sequence ATGGGCAGCGTCCAGATCGTGACGACGATTGTCGCCTTCGCCATCACGGCCGTCGCCGTCGTGCTGGCGGTTCGCGCGGTTCGCCAGATCATCCAGGTGATCCGGCTCGGTCAGCCGGCGCCGGAACGATTGTCCGACCCGCTGTCCCGGACCGTGGTCATGCTCAAGGAGACCGCGGGCCACACCCGGATGTTCAAGTGGGGCCTGATCGGCGCCGCGCACTGGTTCGTGATGGTCGGCTTCATCGTGCTGTCGCTGCTGGTGCTGGAGGCGTACTTCGAGGTCGTCACGCCCACCGGCGAACTGCCGATCATCGGCCACTGGGTGGTCTTCGGCTTCGCGACCGAGTGGATCGCCGTGCTCGGCATCCTCGGCATCGTCTACCTGATGGCGGTGCGCCTGGCGAACCGGCCGAGCCGGCCCGGCGGCCGCTCCCGGTTCACCGGCTCGACGATGTGGCAGGGCTACTTCGTCGAGTGGATCGTGCTGCTCGTCCTGATCTTCGGCTTCCTGATCCGCGGCTTCAAGGTCGCGACCGATCACTTCGCCTACCCGGTCTGGGCCGCGCCGGTCAGCCACGCGATCGGCGCGGTGCTGCCGTCCTGGGAGGCGGGCGCCAGCGTCGCCGCGATGGTCAAGATCATGATCTCGATGACCTGGCTCATCGTGATCTCGCTGAACGTCACCATGGGCGTCGCCTGGCACCGGTTCCTGGCGTTCCCGAACATCTGGTTCAAGCGCGAGCCGGCCAGGGCGGCCGGTTCCGGACTCGGCCCGCTCAGGCCGATGACCAGCGAGGGCAAGCCGCTCGACTTCGAGGAGGCCGACCCGGAGAAGGACCAGTTCGGCGTCGCCCAGGTCGAGCAGTTCACCTGGAAGGGCCTGCTGGACTTCTCCACCTGCACCGAGTGCGGCCGCTGCCAGTCGCAGTGCCCGGCGTGGAACACCGGCAAGCCGCTCTCGCCGAAGCTCATGATTTTGTCCCTGCGCGACCACGCGTACGCGAAGGCGCCCTACCTGCTGGCCGGCGGCGGCAAGGATCTGACCGGCGAGGAGAAGGCCACCGAGGCCCAGCTCGCGCACATGGACGTGCTCGCGGTCGCGGAGGGCAACCGGCCGCTGATCGGCACCGAGGCCGAGATGGGCGTGATCGACCCGGACGTGCTCTGGTCCTGCACCACCTGCGGCGCCTGCGTCGAGCAGTGCCCGGTCGACATCGAGCACGTGGACCACATCGTCGACATGCGCCGCTACCAGGTGCTGATCGAGTCGAACTTCCCGTCCGAGGCCGGCGTCATGCTGCGCAACCTGGAGAACAAGGGCAACCCCTGGGGCTCGCCGCAGAACACCCGCGAGGACTGGACCAAGGGCCTGGACTTCGAGATCAAGCGGGCCGGCGGCGACGACGACTTCGAGTACCTGTTCTGGGTCGGCTGCGCCGGCGCGTTCGAGGACAAGGCGAAGAAGACCACCCGCGCGGTCGCGACGCTGCTGCACGAGGCCGGCGTCGACTTCGCGATCCTCGGCGAGGGCGAGACCTGCTCCGGCGACCCGGCGCGGCGGATCGGCAACGAGTTCATCTACCAGATGCTCGCCCAGCAGAACGTGGAGACGCTTAAGGAGGCGAACGTCAAGAAGATCGTCGCCACCTGCCCGCACTGCTTCAACACGCTCGGCAACGAGTACAAGGACCTGGGCCTGGACGTCGAGGTCGTGCACCACACCGAGCTGCTCAGCCACCTGGTCGCGACCGGGAAGCTGACGCCGGTCAACCAGGTGGACGGCGGCGTCACCTACCACGACCCGTGCTACCTGGGCCGGCACAACCGGGTCTTCGCGCCGCCGCGCGAGGTGCTCGGCTCCTCGGTCAAGGGTGGCCTGACGGAGATGCCGCGTAATCAGGAACGCTCCTTCTGCTGCGGTGCCGGCGGCGCGCGCATGTGGATGGAGGAGAAGATCGGCAAGCGGATCAACATCGAGCGTACGGAGGAGGCGCTGGCCACGAACGCACAGACGATCGCGGTCGGCTGCCCGTTCTGCTACACGATGCTCGGCGACGGCGTGAACGCGAAGGGCCGGCACGAGGACGTCGAGGTCGTCGACGTCGCGACGGTGCTGCTCCGATCGATCAAGGCGGACAACGTACCGTCTGCGTAA
- a CDS encoding cell division protein CrgA, translating into MPKSQVRKKKVYTPPAELGPAKTGAAAGKPSPVWVPALACVLLVAGIAWLVLYYLSSQQYPVASWGYWNLGVGFGSMVASLIVFTRWR; encoded by the coding sequence GTGCCTAAGTCGCAGGTCCGCAAGAAGAAGGTCTACACCCCGCCCGCCGAGCTCGGGCCGGCGAAGACCGGTGCGGCGGCTGGCAAGCCCAGCCCGGTCTGGGTGCCGGCGCTCGCCTGTGTGCTGCTGGTCGCCGGCATCGCCTGGCTGGTGCTCTACTACCTCTCCAGCCAGCAGTACCCGGTGGCTTCCTGGGGCTACTGGAACCTCGGCGTCGGCTTCGGCTCGATGGTCGCCTCCCTGATCGTCTTCACGCGCTGGCGCTGA
- a CDS encoding LamG domain-containing protein: MIALLAGVVAVTGGPSAPPVSAPSASPSPLSSPSTFSSSLEPFVDDGGIEVVPPADEPIPTEVARVAPGPVTVRYTFDGGAGRQFLDVTGRYGMRTRTAVGGALRLARHGGGWAAAFPSRCTALPQNCPRAILEGGDPVTLNPGLRRLRYGASVMMRPTDTADGANVVQKGFSVGGGTQYKLQVDGLAGRPSCVVASPARIYRVVAPVRVADGRWHAVACVRAGGALSINVDGVARGSTRLPARLSIANPEPLRIGGKSVTANNDQYAGQVDDVYVTIN, encoded by the coding sequence GTGATCGCGCTGCTCGCCGGCGTGGTGGCGGTCACGGGCGGTCCGTCCGCCCCGCCCGTGTCAGCTCCCTCCGCCTCTCCCTCCCCGCTCTCCTCTCCCTCCACCTTCTCCTCTTCCCTGGAACCGTTCGTGGACGACGGCGGGATCGAGGTGGTGCCGCCGGCCGACGAACCGATCCCGACCGAGGTGGCGCGGGTCGCGCCCGGGCCGGTCACGGTGCGATACACGTTCGACGGCGGCGCGGGCAGGCAGTTCCTGGACGTCACCGGCCGGTACGGCATGCGCACGCGCACCGCGGTCGGCGGCGCGCTCCGCCTCGCCCGGCACGGTGGTGGCTGGGCCGCGGCCTTCCCGTCCCGCTGCACCGCGCTGCCGCAGAACTGCCCACGCGCGATCCTGGAGGGCGGCGACCCGGTCACGCTCAACCCCGGCCTCCGGCGCCTGCGGTACGGCGCGTCCGTGATGATGCGGCCCACCGACACCGCGGACGGCGCGAACGTGGTGCAGAAGGGCTTCTCGGTCGGCGGCGGCACCCAGTACAAGCTGCAGGTCGACGGACTGGCGGGCCGGCCCAGCTGCGTGGTGGCCAGCCCGGCCCGCATCTACCGGGTGGTCGCGCCGGTGCGGGTGGCGGACGGCCGCTGGCACGCGGTCGCCTGTGTGCGGGCCGGCGGGGCGCTGTCGATCAACGTGGACGGCGTGGCGCGCGGGTCGACGAGGCTGCCGGCCCGGCTGTCCATCGCGAATCCCGAGCCGCTGCGAATCGGCGGCAAGAGCGTGACCGCAAACAACGATCAATATGCCGGTCAGGTCGACGATGTATATGTGACGATCAATTGA
- a CDS encoding C40 family peptidase: protein MAGIAALRNRSVLVGAMCALTTALVVTLGGTAAHAEPSVAEVEKQIDEAWTQLEPTVEKHNSTRQELQKKKKQAEVLGAKIKPLQAEVDLVMGRVGEIAAEEYKTGPASTIGSILVTGSPTTLTNQLELLDHFARAQSREIAEVVTLKDQLEAEKAPLDTLVADLTKQEAELAKKTKEINSKVDELQKLRLQIYGNGGGGALAPAPCPYEYPGGKRGVVIKFACAQIGSPYVWGAAGPDAFDCSGLMLAAYNQVGISFPHNAAAQRGLMKSVSRDQLQPGDFVFYRADLSHVGMYAGDGWVVHAPNPAEPVRMMKMDAMPVHSFGSPL from the coding sequence GTGGCAGGCATTGCCGCACTCCGAAACCGGTCCGTCCTCGTCGGCGCGATGTGCGCGCTGACCACCGCGCTGGTGGTCACGCTCGGCGGCACCGCCGCCCACGCGGAGCCGAGCGTGGCCGAGGTGGAGAAGCAGATCGACGAGGCGTGGACCCAGCTCGAACCCACGGTCGAGAAGCACAACTCCACCCGCCAGGAGCTGCAGAAGAAGAAGAAGCAGGCCGAGGTGCTCGGCGCCAAGATCAAGCCGTTGCAGGCCGAGGTCGACCTGGTCATGGGCCGGGTCGGCGAGATCGCGGCGGAGGAGTACAAGACCGGGCCGGCGAGCACGATCGGCTCGATCCTGGTCACCGGCTCGCCCACCACGCTCACCAACCAGCTCGAACTCCTCGATCACTTCGCCCGTGCCCAGAGCCGGGAGATCGCGGAGGTCGTCACGCTGAAGGACCAACTGGAGGCCGAGAAGGCGCCGCTCGACACGCTCGTCGCGGACCTCACCAAGCAGGAGGCGGAGCTGGCCAAGAAGACCAAGGAGATCAACTCCAAGGTCGACGAGCTGCAGAAGCTCCGGCTCCAGATCTACGGCAACGGAGGCGGCGGCGCGTTGGCCCCGGCGCCGTGCCCCTACGAGTACCCCGGTGGCAAGCGCGGCGTCGTGATCAAGTTCGCCTGCGCGCAGATCGGCTCGCCGTACGTCTGGGGCGCGGCCGGCCCGGACGCCTTCGACTGCTCCGGCCTGATGCTCGCGGCGTACAACCAGGTCGGCATCTCGTTCCCGCACAACGCGGCCGCGCAGCGCGGGCTGATGAAATCGGTCAGCCGCGACCAACTGCAGCCCGGCGACTTCGTCTTCTACCGCGCCGACCTCAGCCACGTCGGCATGTACGCCGGTGACGGCTGGGTGGTGCACGCGCCCAACCCCGCGGAGCCGGTGCGGATGATGAAGATGGACGCGATGCCGGTGCACAGCTTCGGCAGTCCGCTCTAG
- a CDS encoding hemolysin family protein: MLEIGVTALLLLGNAFFVGGEFALIASRPTVLEPLAETSAQARLALAAMNQIPLMIAGAQLGVTICSLGLGAIAEPAIAHYLEMPFHALHVPEPAVHPIAFTLALGLVVGLHTVLGEMVPKNITLAGPEPAALWLGPALLAFCTATKPLLLAMKWASRQLLRLGGIETADTAKTVFTADELAGLASQAQAQGLLGDEEHARITGALALSRQTAAGALRDWLSVVTVSEDVSPASLEVLSTRTGRSRFPVVQRSTRRVLGFVHVKDILGYEGEARRRAVPAEVIRPLAVVPPDRTLADLLIGMRRERKHMVLVSDGRAPLGILTLDDVLTAVVGGDLA, encoded by the coding sequence ATGCTTGAGATCGGTGTGACCGCGCTGCTCCTGCTCGGCAACGCGTTCTTCGTGGGCGGCGAGTTCGCGCTGATCGCGTCCCGGCCCACCGTGCTGGAACCGCTGGCCGAGACGTCCGCCCAGGCCCGGCTCGCGCTCGCCGCGATGAACCAGATCCCGCTCATGATCGCCGGAGCCCAGCTCGGCGTGACGATCTGCTCGCTCGGCCTCGGCGCGATCGCGGAGCCGGCCATCGCGCACTACCTGGAGATGCCGTTCCACGCGCTGCACGTGCCGGAGCCGGCCGTGCACCCGATCGCGTTCACGCTCGCGCTCGGCCTGGTCGTCGGCCTGCACACGGTGCTCGGCGAGATGGTCCCGAAGAACATCACGCTGGCCGGCCCGGAACCGGCCGCGCTCTGGCTCGGACCCGCGCTGCTGGCGTTCTGCACGGCCACGAAGCCGCTGCTGCTGGCGATGAAGTGGGCGTCCCGGCAGCTGCTGCGGCTCGGGGGGATCGAGACCGCGGACACCGCGAAGACCGTCTTCACCGCGGACGAGCTGGCCGGGCTGGCCAGCCAGGCGCAGGCGCAGGGGCTGCTCGGCGACGAGGAGCACGCGCGGATCACCGGCGCGCTCGCGCTGAGCCGGCAGACCGCGGCGGGCGCGCTGCGCGACTGGCTGAGCGTGGTGACGGTCTCGGAGGACGTGTCACCGGCGTCGCTGGAGGTGCTCTCCACCCGCACCGGGCGGTCGCGGTTCCCGGTGGTCCAGCGCTCCACCCGCCGGGTGCTGGGATTCGTCCACGTCAAGGACATCCTGGGGTACGAGGGGGAGGCGCGCCGCCGTGCCGTGCCGGCCGAGGTGATCAGGCCCCTGGCGGTGGTGCCACCGGACCGTACCCTCGCGGATCTGCTCATCGGGATGCGGCGCGAACGCAAGCACATGGTGCTGGTCAGCGACGGTCGTGCTCCACTCGGGATTCTGACGCTGGATGATGTGCTTACTGCGGTGGTTGGTGGTGATTTAGCGTAA
- a CDS encoding type II toxin-antitoxin system Phd/YefM family antitoxin, with protein sequence MSAEAVHFNMHEAKTHLSKIIERVANGEEIIIDRAGTPVAKVIPLVRRVNRTAIGSLAGQVDLSGDWDSPETNAAIADDFGIGG encoded by the coding sequence ATGTCCGCCGAGGCAGTGCACTTCAACATGCATGAGGCGAAGACTCACCTGTCGAAGATCATCGAGCGGGTGGCGAATGGTGAGGAGATCATCATTGACCGGGCCGGCACACCCGTCGCGAAGGTGATCCCCCTGGTGCGCCGGGTCAACCGCACCGCCATCGGGTCACTGGCTGGACAGGTCGACCTCTCGGGAGACTGGGACTCGCCGGAGACCAACGCGGCGATCGCCGACGACTTCGGGATCGGTGGATGA
- a CDS encoding DUF881 domain-containing protein has product MEYTDDVRSWRQVLGRATGALRPGRRGRAPTVWSIGTPVIALAAGLLFTTSATTAAGTALREDRRPQLAQLIEDERDRVTAAEERADALRDDVRARTEAQGSSDGSVKAQNDRADGYQQQAGFTALGGPGMRVVLDDAPRTDTTNGATNDDLVVHQGDVQAVVNAMWAGGAEAMSIMGVRVISTSAVRCVGNTLLLHGRVYSPPFEIIAIGDPEPMRASLASSSGVQAFRQAVADYGLGYRETVEGNTTVPAYDGSTALRSADVPG; this is encoded by the coding sequence GTGGAGTACACCGACGACGTGCGGTCCTGGCGGCAGGTGCTCGGGCGGGCCACCGGGGCGCTGCGTCCTGGCCGGCGCGGCCGTGCACCGACCGTCTGGTCGATCGGCACACCCGTGATCGCGCTGGCCGCGGGCCTGCTCTTCACCACCAGCGCCACGACGGCGGCCGGCACCGCGCTGCGCGAGGACCGGCGCCCGCAGCTGGCCCAGCTGATCGAGGACGAGCGTGACCGGGTGACGGCCGCGGAGGAGCGGGCCGACGCGCTGCGCGACGACGTGCGGGCGCGGACCGAGGCGCAGGGCTCCTCGGACGGCTCCGTCAAGGCGCAGAACGACCGCGCCGACGGCTACCAGCAGCAGGCCGGCTTCACCGCGCTGGGCGGCCCCGGCATGCGCGTGGTGCTGGACGACGCGCCGCGCACCGACACCACGAACGGCGCCACCAACGACGACCTCGTCGTGCACCAGGGCGACGTGCAGGCCGTGGTCAACGCGATGTGGGCCGGTGGTGCCGAGGCGATGTCGATTATGGGAGTTCGGGTCATCTCGACCAGCGCGGTACGCTGTGTCGGCAACACACTGCTTCTCCACGGGCGGGTCTACTCACCGCCCTTCGAGATCATCGCGATCGGCGATCCGGAGCCGATGCGGGCGTCCCTCGCGTCGTCGTCCGGGGTCCAGGCCTTCCGCCAGGCGGTGGCCGATTACGGGCTGGGTTATCGAGAGACCGTGGAAGGGAACACCACCGTGCCGGCGTATGACGGATCCACCGCCCTGCGCTCGGCGGATGTCCCCGGGTGA
- a CDS encoding GNAT family N-acetyltransferase codes for MYPVTLTGRVVTLREFRDDDAADVHAIIGDDRVTQYLSFDSRTMRQSVDMINGIKERATIEPRAEYYLAVVLDGDRLAGFVRLGLGGVRAAKLGYATNANHWGKGYATDASRTIIAFGFSRLNLHRITAAIGPSSAASIAVATKLGLQYEGRLRDHVFTNGEWRDSLLYAKIETDDDSREIQDL; via the coding sequence ATGTACCCGGTAACCCTCACCGGCCGCGTCGTCACCCTCCGCGAATTCCGCGACGACGACGCGGCCGACGTGCACGCCATCATCGGCGACGACCGAGTAACCCAGTACCTGTCCTTTGACAGTCGCACAATGCGGCAGTCTGTCGACATGATCAACGGCATCAAAGAGCGTGCCACAATTGAACCGCGCGCCGAATACTATCTGGCTGTTGTTCTAGATGGCGATCGGCTTGCGGGATTTGTCCGCCTAGGACTTGGGGGCGTCAGGGCCGCCAAGTTGGGTTACGCCACCAATGCGAACCACTGGGGCAAAGGTTACGCTACTGACGCCAGCCGCACGATTATCGCATTTGGCTTTTCACGCCTGAACCTGCATCGGATTACGGCAGCCATCGGCCCCAGCAGCGCCGCCTCCATCGCAGTAGCTACCAAGCTTGGGCTGCAATATGAAGGCAGACTTCGCGATCACGTATTTACTAATGGAGAATGGCGCGATTCTTTGCTCTACGCGAAAATCGAAACGGACGACGACTCAAGGGAAATTCAAGATTTGTAG
- a CDS encoding C40 family peptidase yields MLTRAFLSAGAAVLFSLTLLSAPAHAEPTLAQIEAQMDEKWGELEPMIEEHNKVRSDLKGNQKKRSDLEAKMKPLNDQMQVAVDKVGVIANRSYREGPASGLNSILRTSSPTALADQLVYLDRLAAGEREDIEAVADARTEMDKQKAELDKVVSEQEKREKELATKKAAVEKEIEELEKLQEEAYGSVANVPSSGSTSGGGSCSASGATGAAAVVVATACAQLGKPYVFGAAGPSTFDCSGLVAFSHSAAGVGLPHSTVSQWNMGTAVSGSEARAGDVVFFNSSLSHDGIYLGGGMMVHAPQPGMSVEVLSINVMPVVGFRRYV; encoded by the coding sequence GTGCTGACGCGCGCATTCCTCTCGGCCGGCGCGGCTGTCCTGTTCAGCCTGACGCTGTTGTCCGCCCCTGCTCACGCTGAGCCCACCCTCGCGCAGATCGAGGCTCAGATGGACGAGAAGTGGGGTGAGCTCGAGCCGATGATCGAGGAGCACAACAAGGTCCGCAGTGACCTCAAGGGCAACCAGAAGAAGCGGTCCGACCTCGAAGCGAAGATGAAGCCGCTGAACGACCAGATGCAGGTCGCGGTGGACAAGGTCGGCGTGATCGCCAACCGGTCCTACCGTGAGGGACCCGCGTCCGGCCTCAATTCGATCCTGCGCACCAGCTCGCCGACCGCGCTGGCCGACCAGCTGGTCTACCTCGACCGGCTGGCCGCGGGCGAGCGCGAGGACATCGAGGCCGTGGCCGACGCCCGGACCGAGATGGACAAGCAGAAGGCCGAGCTGGACAAGGTCGTCTCCGAGCAGGAGAAGCGGGAGAAGGAGCTCGCGACCAAGAAGGCCGCGGTCGAGAAGGAGATCGAGGAACTCGAGAAGCTGCAGGAGGAGGCGTACGGTTCGGTGGCGAACGTCCCGAGCAGCGGCAGCACCTCCGGTGGCGGCTCCTGCTCGGCCAGCGGCGCGACCGGCGCGGCCGCGGTCGTGGTCGCGACCGCCTGCGCGCAGCTCGGCAAGCCGTACGTCTTCGGTGCGGCCGGCCCGAGCACGTTCGACTGCTCCGGCCTGGTCGCCTTCTCGCACAGCGCGGCCGGCGTCGGCCTCCCGCACAGCACGGTCTCCCAGTGGAACATGGGCACGGCCGTGAGCGGCTCCGAGGCGCGCGCGGGCGACGTGGTGTTCTTCAACAGCAGCCTGAGTCACGACGGCATCTACCTGGGCGGCGGCATGATGGTGCACGCGCCGCAGCCGGGCATGTCGGTCGAGGTGCTCAGCATCAACGTGATGCCGGTGGTCGGCTTCCGCCGATACGTCTGA
- the dcd gene encoding dCTP deaminase, protein MLLSDRDLVAEIKAGSLALDPFEAALVQPSSIDVRLDRLFRVFNNHLYTHIDPSVQQDDLTSEVEVPAGQPFVLHPGEFVLASTLEVISLGDQLAGRLEGKSSLGRLGLLTHSTAGFIDPGFSGHVTLELSNVANLPITLWPGMKIGQLCIFRLSSPAEHPYGSEVYGSRYQGQRGPTPSRSWRNWRTWPTS, encoded by the coding sequence ATGCTCCTCTCTGACCGGGACCTGGTCGCCGAGATCAAGGCCGGCTCACTCGCTCTCGATCCGTTCGAGGCCGCGCTGGTCCAGCCGTCCAGCATCGACGTGCGGCTCGACCGGCTGTTTCGGGTCTTCAACAACCACCTGTACACGCACATCGACCCCTCGGTGCAGCAGGACGACCTGACGTCCGAGGTCGAGGTGCCGGCGGGGCAGCCGTTCGTGCTTCACCCGGGAGAGTTCGTGCTCGCCTCGACGCTGGAGGTGATCTCGCTCGGCGATCAGCTGGCCGGGCGACTGGAGGGCAAGAGCAGTCTGGGCCGGCTCGGCCTGCTGACGCACTCCACGGCCGGTTTCATCGACCCGGGCTTCTCCGGGCACGTGACGCTGGAGTTGTCGAACGTGGCGAACCTGCCGATCACACTCTGGCCGGGCATGAAGATCGGCCAGCTGTGCATCTTCCGGCTGTCGTCGCCGGCTGAGCACCCGTACGGTTCGGAGGTCTACGGTTCCCGCTACCAGGGCCAGCGCGGCCCGACGCCGAGCCGCTCCTGGCGCAACTGGCGCACCTGGCCGACGTCATGA
- a CDS encoding pyridoxamine 5'-phosphate oxidase family protein, with product MATWTAFATSQPGLASAIRTLMQQYGPGLGYLATVRSDGGPRVHPVSPVITDEGLFCFIVDSPKRRDLDRDGRYALHSFPPEDSDDEAYLAGHAHAVTDLARITRLAGDLRAEPHVDWRLYEFTIDVAMLARHGRGGATPLTTDITHRPAVQVWRDHAPSVEIVIAASGDSQA from the coding sequence ATGGCTACCTGGACCGCTTTCGCCACCTCACAGCCCGGTTTGGCCTCCGCCATCCGCACCCTCATGCAGCAGTACGGTCCGGGCCTCGGCTACCTCGCCACCGTCCGCTCCGACGGCGGCCCCCGCGTCCACCCGGTCTCCCCGGTCATCACCGACGAAGGCCTCTTCTGCTTCATCGTCGACTCCCCGAAACGCCGCGACCTCGACCGCGACGGCCGCTACGCGCTGCACAGCTTCCCACCCGAGGACAGCGACGACGAGGCCTACCTCGCCGGCCACGCCCACGCCGTCACCGACCTCGCCCGCATCACCCGCCTCGCCGGCGACCTCCGCGCCGAACCCCACGTCGACTGGCGCCTCTACGAATTCACCATCGACGTCGCCATGCTCGCCCGCCACGGCCGCGGCGGCGCCACCCCCCTCACCACCGACATCACCCACCGCCCCGCCGTCCAGGTCTGGCGCGACCACGCCCCCAGCGTCGAAATCGTCATCGCCGCCTCCGGCGACTCACAGGCATAG
- a CDS encoding hemolysin family protein: MPLVIFALLTAGNAFFVAAEFGLVTVDRVEIERRADIGDRGARGVRAALHQLSFQLSGAQLGITITALLTGYLAEPALANLIGPALRPLLGPRVEAVAPLLALVVATLFSMLFGELVPKNAALARPMRAALLTAAPMRVFTVVFGWLIRALNDAANRVVRSFGIEPQEELASARSPDELGLLATISANAGEVSAETAALLRRTIRFADKRAAEAMTPRVDVVALRATDTVAELITLARQTGRTRFPVYERTLDQITGVAGVPDALGVPLHRRATTTVGTVAREPVLVPESLDLDGVLAALRAGNADLAIVVDEYGGTDGVVTVEDLVEELVGEISDEHDLAELVPAPPRDGRTIVVDGVLREDELLEQAGFRLPEGPYETLGGFLMARLGHIPVPGEVVRADGWEFTVIEVERHRIERVRIVTPDA; the protein is encoded by the coding sequence CTGCCACTTGTCATCTTCGCCCTGCTCACCGCCGGCAACGCGTTCTTCGTGGCCGCGGAGTTCGGGCTGGTCACGGTGGACCGCGTGGAGATCGAGCGGCGGGCCGACATCGGTGACCGCGGCGCCCGGGGCGTGCGTGCCGCACTGCACCAACTCTCCTTCCAGCTCTCCGGCGCGCAGCTGGGCATCACGATCACGGCGTTGCTCACCGGTTACCTCGCCGAGCCCGCGCTGGCGAACCTGATCGGCCCGGCGCTGCGCCCGCTGCTCGGCCCGCGCGTGGAGGCGGTCGCCCCGCTGCTCGCGCTCGTGGTCGCCACGCTCTTCTCGATGCTCTTCGGCGAGCTGGTGCCGAAGAACGCGGCGTTGGCCCGGCCGATGCGCGCGGCGCTGCTCACCGCCGCGCCGATGCGCGTCTTCACCGTGGTCTTCGGCTGGCTGATCCGCGCGCTCAACGACGCCGCGAACCGGGTGGTCCGCAGCTTCGGCATCGAGCCGCAGGAGGAGCTGGCCAGCGCGCGCTCGCCGGACGAGCTCGGCCTGCTCGCCACCATCTCCGCGAACGCGGGCGAGGTGTCGGCCGAGACCGCGGCACTGCTGCGGCGCACGATCCGGTTCGCGGACAAGCGCGCGGCCGAGGCGATGACCCCGCGCGTGGACGTGGTGGCGCTGCGGGCCACGGACACGGTCGCGGAGCTGATCACGCTGGCCCGCCAGACCGGGCGCACCCGCTTCCCGGTGTACGAGCGGACGCTCGACCAGATCACCGGCGTGGCCGGCGTGCCGGACGCTCTCGGCGTGCCGCTGCACCGCCGCGCCACCACCACGGTCGGCACGGTCGCGCGCGAGCCGGTGCTGGTCCCGGAGAGCCTGGACCTGGACGGCGTGCTCGCGGCGCTGCGGGCCGGCAACGCGGACCTGGCGATCGTGGTCGACGAGTACGGCGGCACCGACGGCGTGGTCACGGTCGAGGACCTGGTCGAGGAGCTGGTCGGTGAGATCTCGGACGAGCACGACCTCGCCGAGCTGGTCCCGGCCCCGCCCCGCGACGGACGCACGATCGTGGTCGACGGCGTGCTGCGCGAGGACGAGCTGCTGGAACAGGCCGGGTTCCGATTGCCGGAAGGGCCGTACGAGACGCTCGGCGGCTTCCTGATGGCCCGGCTCGGCCACATCCCGGTGCCCGGCGAGGTGGTGCGCGCGGACGGCTGGGAGTTCACCGTGATCGAGGTCGAGCGGCACCGGATCGAGCGGGTCAGGATCGTGACGCCGGATGCTTGA
- a CDS encoding YegP family protein: MKGDELAEFDVTEDEFDAMLAESEPVELTGPPAQIRPVTFELISGDLRAYRWRLVAADGEILATSATSYRSADEARRVLTTLMAAMQRAPIVEADGPAAPQAG; this comes from the coding sequence ATGAAGGGTGATGAGCTGGCGGAGTTCGACGTGACCGAGGACGAGTTCGACGCCATGCTTGCCGAGAGCGAGCCGGTCGAGCTGACCGGTCCGCCGGCGCAGATCCGCCCGGTGACGTTCGAGCTGATCAGCGGAGACCTGCGCGCCTACCGGTGGCGTCTGGTGGCCGCCGATGGCGAGATCCTGGCGACGAGCGCGACCAGCTATCGCAGCGCGGACGAGGCACGCCGCGTGTTGACGACGCTGATGGCCGCAATGCAGCGGGCGCCGATCGTCGAGGCGGACGGCCCGGCAGCGCCTCAGGCAGGCTGA